A region from the Mycoplasmopsis bovigenitalium genome encodes:
- a CDS encoding MSC_0620 family F1-like ATPase-associated subunit translates to MSKNKIIYSLGLITSITTPLAFVSARLDDPKPPAAPGNNKPEEKPKTTDPNFSTFKEKNDKKIAETIDKSIELITSFLKDQILKNKSDTETDYQTRLSRQIYLEKLLEFYESNKENIKKEPDKYGMYITFPYVLSREKNYINGKVEFNNKQYENIIYGKGDDKLTKYDRAIDPSKIKKVAEELNIVDEKRFESAIEKYTGSLLEEIKSIALDDSDILKIGKDYDFVNKKANVDGKEQTILTVQNPKGYKNWDEYIIDKFKTRFIEFDLRQNQEFIIEEPTPTQPQDIPYIPPLVPNKPVKVLPVETKLESLPILTPLVRAEYSTNSIENLNILASQKLKDVFFFNNPINTKYQYEVQEITQNSAKVAIYDKEKPNLKRTYITDFSLESNQDPYKQEILYNQIKAINDIALKFYDSLGLDENLKYEKLANQVLINTVFGLVDQFTKTIYSLNYIIYQNERIEKLTKEYKNNKISIDEAYRDSANTFLTAIASSKFNGVGSWNAVPNAYNHLINVYKVDVLRQNKDVIFKNIENMKQYAEKINSDQLQYNSNTIEQFVDVINKRIHKLKAVATVNNYTINEWFNGYVKLIEKIKENFLTMRTLAQPKEINDDKSAIEFDLAYKKAQEEINQQNKSVHKVQEIFGISIAVIGSLLILLTIILALVNIKKSKKYKLKTLYAVLTSLSLSLIIIGSILIFI, encoded by the coding sequence ATGAGTAAAAATAAAATAATTTATTCACTTGGATTAATAACTTCGATAACAACTCCTTTAGCATTCGTTAGTGCACGTTTAGATGACCCTAAACCGCCGGCTGCTCCTGGAAATAATAAACCTGAGGAAAAACCAAAAACTACTGACCCTAATTTCTCTACTTTTAAAGAAAAAAACGACAAGAAAATTGCCGAAACTATTGATAAATCAATTGAGTTAATAACAAGTTTTTTAAAAGACCAAATATTAAAAAACAAATCTGATACAGAAACCGACTATCAAACTAGACTTTCGCGCCAAATTTACCTTGAAAAACTTCTTGAGTTTTACGAATCTAACAAAGAAAATATCAAAAAAGAACCAGATAAATACGGAATGTATATTACTTTCCCATATGTTCTTTCTAGAGAGAAAAATTATATAAATGGTAAAGTTGAATTTAATAACAAACAGTATGAAAACATTATTTACGGTAAGGGTGATGATAAATTAACTAAATATGACAGAGCAATTGACCCTTCAAAAATTAAAAAGGTTGCTGAAGAACTAAATATTGTTGATGAAAAACGTTTTGAATCTGCTATTGAAAAATATACTGGTTCATTACTTGAAGAAATTAAATCAATTGCACTTGACGATTCTGATATCTTAAAAATTGGCAAGGATTATGATTTTGTTAATAAAAAAGCAAATGTAGATGGTAAAGAACAAACTATTTTGACTGTTCAAAATCCTAAAGGATATAAAAATTGAGACGAATATATAATTGATAAGTTCAAAACTCGTTTTATCGAATTTGACCTTAGACAAAATCAAGAATTTATTATTGAGGAGCCTACCCCTACTCAACCACAAGATATTCCATATATTCCACCTCTAGTTCCAAACAAACCAGTTAAAGTGTTGCCAGTTGAAACAAAACTTGAATCACTGCCTATTTTAACACCTTTAGTCAGAGCAGAATATTCGACGAATTCAATTGAAAATCTAAACATTTTAGCAAGTCAAAAATTAAAAGATGTATTCTTTTTTAACAATCCAATCAATACAAAATATCAATATGAAGTTCAAGAAATAACTCAAAATAGCGCAAAAGTTGCTATCTATGACAAAGAAAAACCTAACTTGAAACGTACATATATTACTGATTTTAGTTTAGAAAGCAATCAAGACCCTTACAAACAAGAGATTTTGTATAACCAAATTAAAGCTATTAATGATATTGCACTTAAATTTTATGATTCACTTGGTTTAGATGAAAACTTAAAATATGAAAAATTAGCTAACCAAGTCCTAATCAATACTGTTTTTGGGCTAGTTGATCAATTTACCAAGACAATTTATTCATTAAACTACATCATCTATCAAAATGAACGAATTGAAAAATTAACCAAAGAATATAAAAATAACAAAATTTCAATAGATGAAGCATACAGAGATTCTGCTAATACATTTTTAACTGCCATTGCTTCTTCAAAATTTAATGGTGTAGGTTCTTGAAATGCTGTTCCTAATGCATATAACCACTTAATCAATGTTTATAAAGTTGATGTTTTAAGACAAAATAAAGACGTTATCTTCAAAAATATTGAAAATATGAAGCAATATGCAGAAAAGATTAATTCTGACCAATTACAATATAATTCCAATACAATTGAGCAATTTGTAGATGTTATAAATAAACGTATTCACAAACTTAAAGCTGTGGCTACTGTTAATAATTACACAATCAATGAATGATTCAATGGCTATGTAAAATTAATAGAAAAAATTAAAGAAAATTTCCTAACAATGCGAACATTGGCGCAACCTAAAGAAATAAATGATGACAAATCAGCAATTGAATTTGATTTAGCTTATAAAAAAGCACAAGAAGAAATAAATCAGCAAAACAAGAGCGTTCATAAAGTTCAAGAAATATTTGGTATCTCAATTGCAGTAATTGGTTCACTATTAATTTTATTAACAATAATATTAGCTCTTGTAAACATTAAAAAATCTAAAAAATACAAATTAAAAACCTTATACGCTGTTTTAACTTCATTATCATTATCACTAATCATAATTGGATCTATACTGATCTTTATATAG
- a CDS encoding MSC_0619 family F1-like ATPase alpha subunit, translating to MKKTTNKISKTPIVSSIFDYMIEVTGNFNYSQKQMFSIVGKPHIQLILISATTEKAILLSNDQGGNISIGDQLELLNSNYNVYTSDIYFGKVIDVSGNVILPTPTKKPEFAQHQQSTQIFKLAHDLMTVKTLNEQLYTGITSIDLLIPIGKGQRELIIGDRQTGKTHIALNTIINQAKNNVKCIYVAIGQKREQIANIYSTLEKYDALKNTIIIDAFATSTYDQYLAPYVGMAHAENLSYENDVLIVFDDLTKHANIIREMALLSDAPVGKEAMPGDIFFAHSQFLERAGSFVGRKTITALPILQTIDGDITSLISSNVISITDGQIVTSADLFSAGKLPAINIDLSVSRTGSSVQNRTITQVAGEIGKIYRKYKRHLKLATLDYDFNAETSALLNKGKMIDKLFSQRGYSLYSHSFIMLSSKIISWNLFKGVTDHQKAMNYLNYIINTNFEAKGAYENIISGKDYDDSITKNFFAFALQQYSNYLGLDWNIQVENKFIEFPKNYLEKVAIELGDK from the coding sequence ATGAAAAAGACAACTAATAAAATTAGTAAAACCCCAATTGTTTCATCAATATTTGATTATATGATTGAGGTGACTGGAAATTTTAATTATTCGCAAAAACAAATGTTTAGCATAGTTGGTAAACCTCACATTCAATTAATTCTAATTAGCGCAACTACTGAAAAGGCAATCTTGCTATCAAATGACCAAGGTGGCAATATCTCAATTGGCGATCAATTAGAATTATTAAACTCAAACTACAATGTTTATACTTCAGACATTTACTTTGGAAAAGTAATTGATGTCTCAGGAAATGTAATTTTACCAACTCCAACTAAAAAACCTGAATTTGCTCAACACCAACAATCAACACAAATATTTAAATTAGCACACGATTTAATGACAGTTAAAACTCTAAATGAACAGCTTTACACAGGTATAACTTCAATAGACTTATTAATTCCAATTGGTAAGGGTCAACGTGAATTAATTATTGGTGACCGTCAAACCGGAAAAACTCACATCGCATTAAATACAATTATTAACCAAGCAAAAAATAATGTTAAATGTATTTATGTAGCAATTGGTCAAAAAAGAGAACAAATTGCCAATATTTATTCAACTCTTGAAAAATATGATGCATTAAAAAATACAATTATTATTGATGCATTTGCAACATCAACATACGACCAATACTTAGCTCCATATGTAGGAATGGCTCATGCTGAAAATCTTTCATATGAAAATGATGTTCTTATTGTTTTTGATGATTTAACAAAACATGCAAACATAATTAGAGAAATGGCGCTTCTTTCAGATGCGCCAGTTGGTAAAGAGGCCATGCCAGGCGACATATTCTTTGCTCACTCACAATTTCTTGAAAGAGCAGGTAGCTTTGTCGGACGTAAGACTATTACTGCACTGCCAATATTACAAACTATTGATGGCGACATTACTTCACTAATTTCATCAAACGTTATTTCAATTACTGATGGTCAAATTGTTACTAGTGCCGATTTATTCTCTGCTGGTAAATTGCCTGCTATTAATATTGATTTATCAGTATCAAGAACTGGTTCAAGCGTTCAAAACAGAACAATAACTCAAGTTGCTGGTGAAATTGGAAAAATTTACAGAAAATACAAACGTCATTTAAAATTAGCAACACTTGATTATGACTTCAACGCGGAAACTTCTGCACTATTAAACAAAGGGAAAATGATTGATAAATTATTCTCGCAAAGAGGTTATTCATTATATTCACATAGTTTTATAATGCTAAGTTCAAAAATCATTTCATGAAACTTGTTTAAAGGCGTGACCGACCACCAAAAAGCTATGAATTATTTAAATTACATTATCAACACTAATTTTGAAGCTAAAGGTGCTTATGAAAACATTATTAGTGGCAAAGATTATGATGATTCAATTACTAAAAACTTTTTTGCTTTCGCACTGCAACAATACTCAAATTATCTAGGGCTTGATTGAAATATTCAAGTAGAAAATAAATTTATAGAGTTCCCAAAAAACTACTTAGAAAAAGTAGCTATTGAGTTAGGAGATAAATAA
- a CDS encoding MSC_0618 family F1-like ATPase beta subunit → MTGKILQFNSDVLDIEFSPSELPKVNQLLTLHDSKTYLLVKRVVSDTVVKAIVIYTAQPIALNDKVTNTNKSFMVPVGVNSKNNIYSFEGKPLLKSTITPKYVEMNSTINHNKFINTNTEIIQTGIKAIDFFIPIVKGYKIGIFGGAGVGKTVLMKEIIFNVNNNSKQTSNIFIGSGERSREGIELYNELKESNLLQNSIMFISKMNESPGARMSIVPIGITAAEYLRDQDKEDVLLFIDNIYRFVQAENEVSSSLGKKPSVGGYQSTLESDVANVQHRLFKNENGAITSFQTMFLPMDDLSDPSAVAVFNHLDGNLVLSRAQTAKNIFPAFDPLASQSNSVNENIIGKRHFDAIIETKKILKTYKDLEDVILILGFDELDDESKTIVKKALQLENFFTQNFFMTEHFTKSPGQFVKIEDTVESVWKILNGEYIKQSPEIFSYVGSALDIPTDKELGL, encoded by the coding sequence ATGACTGGTAAAATTTTGCAATTTAATTCAGATGTTTTAGATATTGAATTTTCACCTTCTGAATTGCCAAAAGTTAATCAATTATTAACCTTACATGACTCAAAAACGTATCTTTTGGTAAAAAGAGTAGTATCTGATACAGTAGTAAAAGCAATCGTAATTTATACTGCACAGCCTATTGCACTTAATGATAAAGTAACCAACACAAATAAAAGTTTTATGGTTCCTGTTGGCGTTAATTCAAAGAATAATATTTATAGTTTTGAAGGTAAACCGCTACTTAAATCAACAATTACTCCAAAATATGTTGAGATGAACTCTACAATTAATCACAACAAATTTATTAATACAAATACTGAGATAATTCAAACTGGTATTAAAGCTATTGACTTTTTCATTCCAATTGTTAAGGGTTATAAAATCGGTATTTTTGGTGGTGCTGGGGTTGGTAAAACTGTTTTAATGAAAGAAATCATTTTCAACGTAAATAACAACAGTAAGCAAACAAGTAACATTTTCATTGGTTCAGGTGAGCGTTCACGTGAAGGTATTGAACTTTACAATGAATTAAAAGAATCAAATTTATTGCAAAATTCAATTATGTTTATTTCTAAAATGAACGAATCACCTGGGGCTAGAATGTCAATTGTACCAATCGGTATTACAGCTGCTGAATACTTAAGAGACCAAGATAAAGAAGATGTCTTATTATTTATTGACAATATTTATCGTTTTGTTCAAGCAGAAAATGAAGTTAGTTCATCATTAGGTAAAAAACCTTCTGTTGGAGGTTATCAATCAACTCTTGAAAGCGATGTTGCTAATGTTCAACACCGTTTATTCAAAAACGAAAATGGGGCTATTACTTCGTTCCAAACAATGTTCTTACCAATGGATGATTTATCAGACCCATCAGCAGTTGCGGTTTTCAACCACTTAGATGGTAATTTAGTACTTTCTCGTGCACAAACAGCTAAAAATATTTTCCCTGCCTTTGACCCACTTGCTAGTCAATCAAACTCAGTCAATGAAAATATTATTGGTAAGCGTCACTTTGATGCAATAATTGAAACCAAAAAAATTCTTAAAACATATAAAGATCTTGAAGATGTTATTCTAATCTTAGGATTTGACGAACTTGATGATGAAAGTAAAACAATAGTTAAAAAAGCATTACAATTGGAAAACTTCTTTACTCAAAACTTCTTCATGACTGAACACTTTACAAAGTCTCCTGGTCAATTTGTTAAAATTGAGGATACAGTTGAGAGTGTTTGAAAAATTCTTAATGGTGAATACATTAAACAAAGTCCAGAAATCTTTTCATATGTTGGATCAGCATTAGATATTCCAACTGATAAAGAATTAGGTCTATAA
- a CDS encoding MSC_0622 family F1-like ATPase gamma subunit — protein sequence MHFKKIEEKKKSLDNIYLRVNNEKNILLIEIMKLSKKLHFYVKNALNNKHLISQLKTEYSVKNKFIQNRNILNNAFSQKIKSFFVKPKQLWIYLTEEQKHSTDSYTRYEQMMLKNIKKNEAEFILIGDRAIEFGKNNKLQIIRQYTSEQRNQNLENELAFLVKYLYADGNYESVRFVISSNKNFKDAFTILPLEKFDVYKFTNTNEAIEKVNIKDYLIFPDLQSFIDSEINIFLTNSIHALMIESYFYNAKNKLITTNQIIKQLDEDILKLSKKIIKFKREKEIEDIVMFFRKNKKSSEDA from the coding sequence ATGCATTTCAAAAAGATTGAAGAAAAGAAAAAAAGCTTAGATAATATTTATTTACGTGTAAATAACGAAAAGAATATTCTATTAATTGAAATTATGAAATTAAGTAAAAAATTACATTTTTATGTCAAAAATGCCCTTAATAATAAACACTTAATTTCCCAATTAAAAACAGAATATAGTGTAAAAAATAAATTTATTCAGAATAGAAATATACTTAACAATGCTTTTTCACAAAAAATTAAATCATTTTTTGTTAAGCCAAAACAACTTTGAATTTATTTAACAGAAGAGCAAAAACACTCAACAGATTCATACACCAGATATGAACAAATGATGTTAAAAAACATCAAAAAAAATGAAGCCGAATTTATCTTAATTGGCGATCGAGCAATTGAATTTGGCAAAAATAATAAGCTTCAAATTATTCGCCAATACACTAGCGAACAACGTAATCAAAATCTAGAAAATGAACTAGCATTTTTAGTTAAATATCTTTATGCTGATGGCAATTATGAAAGTGTTCGTTTTGTAATTAGTTCAAACAAGAACTTTAAAGATGCTTTCACAATATTACCCCTTGAAAAGTTTGATGTCTACAAGTTTACAAACACTAACGAAGCAATTGAAAAGGTAAACATAAAGGATTATTTGATTTTTCCAGATTTACAATCATTTATAGATAGCGAAATCAATATATTTTTAACCAACTCAATTCACGCACTAATGATTGAATCATATTTCTACAACGCAAAAAACAAATTAATAACAACTAATCAAATCATCAAGCAACTTGATGAAGACATATTAAAATTGTCGAAAAAAATTATTAAATTTAAGCGTGAAAAAGAAATTGAAGATATCGTTATGTTTTTTAGAAAAAATAAAAAATCTAGTGAGGATGCCTAA
- a CDS encoding MSC_0624 family F1-like ATPase-associated membrane protein, with the protein MTKVELENKKIYDDYETLVSKQKRNWISRVYQLIAGIWIFIAGITLLFLAKKAILINDKVPIELFFNFTAEKYKEVNFVILLRIAILSILFVYPISKIFTDLFINKEKIEFYLPWFIWYLLSSITAFVLFLAFRSIDGKKVIHLLYSFIPLYVFDLTYAIFAYYIKRKSSPLTSGTIASLVITQVARALLVSAILAIFFIWTNSSPKEAQLFLHFNKFSDWFRELFKVKKTANLVIVIALFIGASLLLFFSYWETINIISNNNLNREYLKSKLWFSLILLASIAIWIIHIFTIKINKNSYFDEKVAYSPNYLYLLFIIVPLVALVIYLTINLVTIFRTKNTLTNSIIFGSLLTIIWMSFMVLTFNNDDNAINLSVLFITVITTILLLAIYLKNNATIYRFSLIFLNLIILISIIIMSILGFERMMQASKNYAFSYLNSDLNLVQIFAVVQSVLSIAILVGASIKLIIVLHKLNKTQTKRSLEYE; encoded by the coding sequence ATGACTAAAGTTGAATTAGAAAATAAGAAAATTTATGATGATTATGAAACTTTAGTTAGCAAACAAAAGCGAAATTGAATTTCGCGAGTTTACCAACTAATTGCTGGAATATGAATTTTTATAGCCGGAATAACACTATTATTTTTGGCAAAAAAAGCAATTTTAATCAACGATAAAGTACCTATTGAATTATTTTTCAATTTCACAGCAGAAAAATATAAAGAAGTAAACTTTGTTATTCTATTGCGTATTGCAATATTGTCAATTTTATTTGTTTATCCAATAAGCAAAATATTTACTGATTTATTTATCAATAAAGAAAAAATAGAATTCTATTTACCTTGATTTATTTGATATTTATTATCATCAATAACTGCTTTTGTTTTGTTTTTAGCATTTAGATCAATTGATGGAAAAAAAGTTATACACTTACTTTATTCATTTATACCTTTATATGTTTTTGACCTAACTTATGCTATTTTCGCCTACTACATTAAACGTAAATCAAGTCCTTTAACATCGGGAACAATTGCAAGTTTAGTAATAACTCAAGTTGCTAGAGCCTTGTTAGTAAGCGCTATATTAGCTATCTTCTTCATTTGAACAAATAGTTCACCAAAAGAAGCACAATTATTTTTACACTTTAACAAATTTAGTGACTGATTTAGGGAATTATTTAAAGTTAAAAAAACAGCGAATTTAGTAATAGTTATTGCACTATTTATTGGAGCTTCACTATTATTATTCTTCTCATATTGAGAAACAATTAACATAATTTCAAACAATAATTTAAATCGAGAATATTTAAAAAGCAAACTTTGATTCTCGTTAATTTTATTAGCTTCAATAGCAATTTGAATAATCCACATTTTTACAATTAAAATCAATAAAAATAGCTACTTTGATGAAAAAGTAGCATATTCGCCAAATTATCTGTATTTACTATTCATAATAGTGCCTCTAGTTGCGTTAGTTATTTATTTAACTATCAATTTAGTGACTATTTTTAGAACAAAAAATACATTAACAAACTCAATAATTTTTGGTTCATTATTAACCATTATTTGAATGTCATTTATGGTTTTAACATTCAATAACGATGATAATGCCATTAATTTAAGTGTGTTATTTATAACTGTTATAACAACAATTTTGTTGTTAGCAATTTATTTGAAAAATAATGCAACAATTTACAGATTTTCATTGATATTTTTAAACCTAATTATCTTGATTTCAATAATCATTATGTCAATTTTAGGTTTCGAAAGAATGATGCAAGCATCTAAAAATTACGCATTTAGTTATTTAAATTCAGATTTAAACTTAGTACAAATTTTTGCAGTTGTTCAATCAGTGCTTTCAATAGCAATTTTGGTTGGAGCATCAATTAAACTAATTATTGTGCTACACAAACTAAACAAAACACAAACAAAAAGGAGCTTAGAATATGAATAA
- a CDS encoding MSC_0621 family F1-like ATPase epsilon subunit, protein MNKNGINIEINSITNTPLVFKNAILYFNIEESDNWKMVSSKSLASYEKTVLKIQDFESNKTYYILLKNTNMNCDGQKATLNTFSKIKLFVKAKKSEIKNKYKAKLKEISQEISHLKALQNIGLKLNEIAHLNQLKNQEYELKIIHNLSLVEYEGDMNE, encoded by the coding sequence ATGAATAAAAATGGAATTAATATTGAAATAAACTCAATAACTAACACTCCATTAGTTTTCAAAAATGCTATTCTATACTTCAATATCGAAGAATCAGACAACTGAAAAATGGTGAGTTCAAAATCATTAGCGAGTTATGAAAAAACTGTTCTAAAAATTCAAGATTTTGAAAGCAATAAAACTTATTATATTTTACTAAAAAACACAAATATGAATTGTGATGGTCAAAAAGCTACACTCAATACTTTTTCAAAAATCAAACTTTTTGTTAAGGCAAAAAAATCAGAAATAAAGAACAAATATAAAGCAAAATTAAAAGAAATTAGTCAAGAAATTTCCCACTTAAAAGCACTACAAAATATCGGGTTAAAATTAAACGAAATCGCACATCTTAATCAATTAAAAAATCAAGAATATGAGTTAAAAATCATTCATAATCTTTCTTTAGTTGAGTATGAAGGAGATATGAATGAGTAA
- a CDS encoding MSC_0623 family F1-like ATPase-associated protein, whose amino-acid sequence MNKRISKKELKQLKLTNELQIFNINSQYQKLKSSSNFVSFEQLSSSVLLAMGFGLNSEPYQVFVQAINNAVKEKHNLVFNNFIISFALDPKFSSEFLSPLIVKEEPTTSESLNMRISGKSAELSSFLQRYNYELFKLLDAKFYVEVIPSIIVYISPETKTYKLFFNHEMLARIEK is encoded by the coding sequence ATGAATAAGAGAATATCAAAAAAAGAACTAAAACAATTGAAATTAACAAATGAATTGCAAATTTTCAATATAAATTCTCAATATCAAAAATTAAAATCTAGCTCAAATTTTGTTTCATTTGAACAACTAAGTTCAAGTGTTTTACTAGCAATGGGGTTTGGATTAAATTCTGAACCATATCAAGTTTTTGTACAAGCCATCAATAATGCTGTTAAAGAAAAACACAATTTAGTTTTCAATAACTTCATAATATCTTTCGCACTTGACCCAAAATTTAGCAGTGAATTTTTATCACCATTGATTGTTAAAGAAGAACCTACAACATCTGAGTCATTAAACATGCGCATCAGTGGTAAAAGTGCTGAATTAAGTAGTTTTTTACAACGTTATAATTACGAATTATTTAAATTACTTGACGCAAAATTCTATGTCGAAGTAATCCCGTCAATAATTGTTTATATTTCGCCTGAAACTAAAACTTATAAGCTATTCTTCAACCATGAAATGTTAGCAAGAATCGAGAAATAA